The region CGCCGCCTGGGACGACCCGGAGGCCTCCCGCCCCTACGTCCTCGAACACGCCCAGGAGATGGACCCGGCCGTCGCCGACCAGCACATCGGCCTGTACGTCAACGAGTTCACCGCCGACCTCGGGGAGGACGGCTACGCCGCGATCCGAGGCCTGCTCACCCGCGCCGCCGCCGAAGGACTGGTCCCGGCACTCGGACCCCACGCCCTGTCATTCCCCTGATCCCCGGCCGACGGTACGGACGGGGCCGAGGGGCTGATCACGCCCCTCGGCCCGGATACGCCTCCGGCGCTTCCTTCCGCCCGCCCGCGGGCTATACGTCGAGTTGGTCGGCGACCGCGCGCAGGAGGCCCGCGATCTTCTTGCCTGAGGCCTTTTCGGGGTAGCGGCCCTTCTCCAGCATCGGCGTGATGTTTTCGAGAAGGGTCGTCAGATCCTGCACGATGGAGGCCAGTTCGTCCGGCTTACGGCGCTGGGCGGCCGCGACGGAGGGGGTCGGGTCCAGGATGGTCACCGAAAGCGCCTGGTCACCGCGCTGGCCGGCGACCACGCCGAACTCCACGCGCTGGCCGGGCTTGAGCACATCTACTCCGGCGGGCAGGACCGAGGAATGAACGAAGACGTCGCCGCCGTCGTCGCGGGAGAGAAAGCCGAAGCCCTTCTCGCTGTTGAACCACTTGACCTTGCCGGTAGGCACGTCTGTCCTCGTCCTCGTACTCGTCGGAAACTGCTCTGAAACTGCACGGGCGCATACTCGGGCCGTTGCACGGGCAACGGTCGGAAACTGCCCCGGATAGCACTACAGCGGGTCGTCGGACCCGCCGGTACCAAGGCTAATGGTCCCGGGGCCGGTGACAAGACGTCGCCGGATTGTTCCTTCGCGCTGGGAACTACCCTGGTCCGGTGCGTGACAAAACCCAACCGAATTCCGCCGAGCCCGGTGACCGGCTGATCCGTGCCGGTGCCATCGTGTTCTTCGTCGGAGCCGTGGCCACACTCGTCACTGTGGCCCCGCTACTCCTCCATACGACGCCTTTCCCTACGTACATGTTCGGCTTGAGCATGCTCATGGGTGTCGGCTTCCTGATCGCCGCGGCGGGGGTGCTGCGGTCCGTCGCCGCGGGACGCCGTCAGGCCCGCGCGATTCAGGCCCGTACGGCCTCCCGGTAATCCCCGCGGTAGTCGCTCAGCCACGCCGGGAACTCCGTCAGGTCGGCCAGCACGACGTCCGCGCCCGCCGCGCGCAACTCCGCCGCGTCGCACGGGCCGGTGGCGACCGCGACGGAGTACGCGGCCGCGGTGCGCGCGCCGCGGACGTCGCCGGTGTGGTCGCCGACGTACACGCTCGCGCCGTGCTCCCGCAGCGCCTGCGCCTTCTGCTCGGCCCACAGGTTGCCGACGACCGCGTCGGCGTCGATGCCCAGGTGGTCCAGATGCAGCTTGGCGTTGGGCTCCCACTTCGCGGTGACGACGACCGCGCGCCCGCCCGCCGCGCGGACCGCCGCGACGGCCTCGCGGGCGCCGGGCATCGCGAGTGTGCCGGTGATGGCGTGCACGGGGTACATCTCGCGGTAGAGGTCGGCGATCGCGGGCACCTGCTCCGCCGGGAACCAGTTGATCAGCTCCTCCGCCAGCGGCGGTCCGAGCCGCGTGACGGCCAGGTCGCAGTCGATGTACGTCCCCGTGCGCTCCGAAAGTGCCTGGTAGCAGGCGTGGATGCCGGGGCGGGAGTCGATCAGGGTCATGTCGAGGTCGAAGCCGACGGTCAGCAGGTGGGGAGTCCGGGAGGTCGTCGATGCGATAGGCATATGGACCATTGTGCCCACGTGCCCATGTGGTGGCCGGTGGCGGTCGGTCGCGCGGGTCAGCGGCGTCCTCGCGGGTCAGCGGCGTCGCTGTGAGCGCCACACCAGGTACAGCGCCGAGGCCACGGCCGCGCCCCTGACCACCCACGGCCAGGTCTGCGCGACCGCCTCGTTCATGTGCCCCTTGACGATCGGATCGCCCCAGCGGCCGTCCGTACGGCCCCACAGCCAGACGACGCCCGCCGTCACGGCCAGCCCCGGCATGCCGAGCACGGCCCACTTCGACTCGACGGGGCTCAGCCGGCGGGAGGCCCAGGCGATGAGCCAGCCGAGGCCGAGGGCGAACCAGTTGCCGAGGACGGCGCCGACGACGAGGAGGACGGCGGCCAGCAGAAGGAGGGGGTTGCTCCAGTTGCCGGGGCGGGGGAGTCGGCGACGGGGCGCGACGGTGACGTCGGGGTCCTCGACGGGGGCGGGCTTCTCGACCTTGGGCGACTTGGGTGCCTTGGCCGGCTTGGAGGGCTTGGAGGACTTGGAGGACTTGGTCGGATCGTCCTCGTCCCCGGTCGCGTCCTCGTCGTCGTCCTCGTGCTTCGGTGGCGGCTTGAGCAGTTCGGGGATCTCCACGCCGCCGACAAATCCCGGCACGTTGTCCCCCAGCCCGAACGGGCTGGTGTCCTTGCGCCACCAGTCCGGATCCGCGGAGCTGTCGCCCAGTTCGTGCGTGCTCGCGAGGTGGGGCGGGGAGGGGGCGTCGTCGGACTCGGTGGGGCGGGGCGCGTGTTTCGGCTCCGCCGGGCGCGGCCTCGGGACGACTCGACGCAGGCCCTTGGGGCGGTCTTCGGCCTCGCCGGCGCGCTGGGTGGGGACGACGGCCCGGGTGTCCGTACCGGTCTCGGGGGCGCCCTCGCGGGCGGCGGCGACGATGTCGTCCGGGGTGCCGAGGCGGGAGAGGATGCGGCGGACGGCGGCCGGGCTGTCGACGGGGGCCTTCGCCCGGCGTCGGTCGATCTCGTTGCGCAGCTCCGACACGAGTCGCATGCGGGTGGCCGAGGGCAGCTGGCGCTGCTGGGCCAGGTCTCCGACGCGGCTCAGATAGTCGAATACGAGCTGGTCGCTCTCAATCCCCACGAAGTCCCCTCCGGGGCGCGCACGTTGTAAACCCGGTGGCCACGACGGTACCGCGTACGCCCCGAGTTCTTCGCCCCCAGACCCCCGCGTGGGTTCTTCGACTGCGGGCGGGAGGGGGCTGGTCGCGCAGTTCCCCGCGCCCCTAAGGCACGGGGCTCCGCCCCGGCGCCCCTCCAGGGGCGCGGGGAACTGCGCGATCAACCCCCACCGGCCGACAGCCGGACAACTGCTCAGCCCCGGCCCTGGGGAACTGCGTGCCGGGTCTCCGGTCGGCCGCAGGTGGGCAACACTCCCGGGGTCCGGGGCGTAGCCCCGGGGATGGGGTGGGTAGGGGCGGCGGGGGCGAGAAACCACTACCGTTGAGCGGATGAGCACAGAGGAGCACCCCACGCCGGACCGAACCCCGGACCCCGCCCCGCAGGGCACCGCTCCGCGCTCCCTCGCGGAAGCCCTCCGCGCCCGGGACGACGCCTCCCTGTCGGCCCTCCTCCGCACCCGCCCCGACCTCATCACCCCCGTCCCCACGGACCTCACCCAGCTCGCCACCCGCGCCGGCACCCGCGCCTCGGTGGTCCGCGCCCTGGAGCGCCTGGACCGGTTCGCGCTCCAGACCGCGGAGGCCCTCGCCGTCGCGTCGGACCCGGCGGCGCGCGACGAACTGCTCGCACTGCTGGCGGGCGACGACAACGACCCGGCGGTCACGGCGGCGTTCCCGCGCGCTCTGGGGACGCTCCGCGAGCAGGCCCTGGTGTGGGGCCCCGACGACCGCCTGCGCCTCGTACGCACGGCGCGCGAGCTGCTCGCGCCGTCCCCCCAGCACCCGTCCCCCACCGGCCTGGGCCCGACCGTCGCCGAAGCCACGGCCGGGATGTCCCCGGGCCGCATCCAGGAGATCGTGGCCGAGGCCGGGCTGCCGACCACCCACGACTCCGTCTCCGCCGTCGCCTCGCTCACCGCGCTGTTCACCGACCGGTCCCGGATGTCGGCGCTCCTCGACACCGCCCCGGCCGAGGCGGTGGACGTGCTGTCCCGGCTGGTGTGGGGGCCGCCGTACGGCCAGGTGACCGCCGACCCGGCACGCCATCTGCGCTGGCTGATCGACCGCGGGCTGCTGCTGCCGACGGCGCCCGGCACGGTCGTACTGCCCCGGGAGGTCGCCCTGCATCTGCGGGCGGGCCGCGCGCACCGGGCGACGGAACCGGTGGCCCCGGCGGTCGAGGTCGCACGCACGCACCGTCCACAGGTTGTGGACAGTGCGGCGGCGGGCCAGGCGTACACGGCGCTCGCCACCATCGAGGAGCTGCTGAAGGACTGGCACGAGGGCGGGCCCGTCGTACTGCGCGCCGGTGGGCTCAGCGTGCGGGACCTGAAGCGGACGGCGGTGGCGCTGGACGTCGCGGAGCCGATCGCCGCGTTCTGGGTCGAGCTCGCCTACGCGGCGGGCCTGCTGGCCTCGGACGGGGAGGCCGACGAGCGGTACGCGGCCACCCCCGCCTATGACGAGTGGCTGGAGCGGCCCGCCGCCGAACGGTGGGCCACGCTCGCCTCCGCGTGGCTGGCCGCGACCCGTACGGCGGGCCTGATCGGCGGGCGGGACACCAAGGACCGTACGTTGTCGGCACTGGGCCCCGGCCTCGACCGCTCGGCGGCCCCCGAGGTCCGCCACCGCGTCCTCACCCTCCTCGCCACCCTGCCCGAGGGCGCCGCCGCCACCCCGGACTCGGTCCTCGCCCACCTCCAATGGGAGCGTCCGCCGCGCGGGGACCGGAGCACGGCCGAGGATCTGCGGACCCGGCTCGCCCGGTGGACGCTGTCCGAGTCGGAGCTGCTGGGAGTCACCGGCCGGGGCGCCCTCTCGGCACAGGGGCGGGCGCTGCTGGGGCTGCCGTCGGCGAGCGCCCGGGAGACCGGGACGCGCGCCCCGTCCGGTCCCGGCGACAAGCTCCCCGCCCACAAGCACCACCGCCCCGCCGTCGAGGCCCCCCTCTCCGAAACCCCGCGCTCCCCCGCCGAGCAGGCCGCTGCCGTCGCCCACGCCGCCCGGCTCCTCGCCCCGCTGCTGCCCGAGCCCCTGGACCACGTCCTCCTCCAGGCGGACCTGACCGCCGTCGCCCCCGGCCCGCTGGAGCGGCCCCTCGCCGACACGCTCGGCGTGCTCGCGGACATCGAGTCGAAGGGCGGGGCGACGGTCTACCGCTTCACCCCCGGGTCGGTACGGCGCGCCCTGGACGCGGGCCGGTCGGCCTCGGACCTGCACGCGTTCCTCGCGGCCCACTCCCGCACGCCCGTCCCGCAGCCGCTCGCCTATCTGATCGACGACGTGGCGCGCCGGCACGGCCATCTGCGGATCGGGGCGGCCTCGGCGTACGTGCGCTGCGACGACGACGCGCTGCTGAGCGAGATCCTCGCCGACAAGCGCTCGCAGGGACTGCGGCTGCGCCGCCTCGCACCCACCGTGCTCGCCGCCCAGGCCGACCCGGCGGCCCTGCTGGAGGGCCTGCGCTCGATGGGCTTCGCGCCCGCCGCGGAGTCCGCCGAGGGTGATGTGCTGATCACCCGCGCGCACGCCCACCGCACCCCGCCGCGCTCCGCCCCCGTGCCGGTCCCGGACGGCCCGCCGGTGCCCGACACCACGCTCCTCGGTGCCGCGGTCCGCGCCATCCGCGCCGGTGACCTGGCCTCCACGACCCCGCGCAAGGACACGCAGGCGCCGGCGCCGGGCAACGGCGAGCTGCCGCGCACCAGCTCCGCCGAGACCCTCGCCACCATGCAGGCCGCCGTCATGACCGGCGAGGCGGTGTGGATCGGGTACGTGAACGCCGAGGGCGCCGCCAGCCAGCGCGTGATCGCCCCGATCCGGGTGGAGGGAGGCTTCGTGACGGCGTACGACCACACCGCGGACGAGGTCCGCACCTATCCGTTGCACCGCGTGACGGGGGTCGCCGAGCTCGCCGACGACCAGCCGTGATCACCGCCCCGTGAGGCACACTGGACGTTTGGCCGGTCATCCGCGCGGGGTGACGGCACGCAGAAAGGGACGGGTGTGAACGGACCCCTCATCGTCCAGAGCGACAAGACCCTGCTCCTGGAAGTCGACCACGAGCAGGCCGACGCCTGCCGTCGGGCCATCGCGCCGTTCGCCGAGCTGGAGCGCGCACCCGAGCACATCCACACCTACCGGGTGACACCGCTCGGCCTGTGGAACGCGCGCGCCGCGGGCCACGACGCCGAGCAGGTCGTCGACGCGCTCGTCGAGTTCAGCCGCTACCCCGTACCGCACGCCCTGCTCGTCGACATCGCCGAGACGATGGACCGCTACGGGCGTCTCACCCTCAGCAAGCACCCGGCCCACGGGCTGGTCCTGACCACCACCGACCGGCCCGTCCTGGAGGAGATCCTGCGGTCGAAGCGGATCATCCCGCTCGTCGGCAACCGGCTCGACCCGGACACCGTGGCCGTGCACCCCTCCGAGCGCGGGCAGATCAAGCAGACGCTGCTGAAGCTGGGCTGGCCGGCCGAGGACCTCGCCGGGTACGTCGACGGGGAGGCGCACCCGATCGAGCTGGCGGAGGACGGCTGGGCGCTGCGGCCGTACCAGAAGCAGGCCGTGGAGAACTTCTGGCACGGCGGGTCGGGCGTTGTCGTCCTGCCCTGTGGAGCCGGGAAGACGCTCGTCGGCGCCGGGTCCATGGCGCAGGCCAAGGCCACCACGCTCATCCTCGTCACCAACACCGTCTCCGCCCGGCAGTGGAAGCACGAGCTGGTGAAGCGGACCTCGCTGACCGAGGACGAGATCGGCGAGTACAGCGGGACGAGGAAGGAGATCCGCCCGGTCACCATCGCCACCTACCAGGTGCTGACGACCAAGCGGAAGGGCGTCTATCCCCACCTGGAGCTGTTCGACTCCCGGGACTGGGGACTCATCGTCTACGACGAGGTGCACCTGCTGCCCGCGCCCGTCTTCAAGTTCACGGCCGATCTCCAGGCGCGGCGGCGCCTCGGCCTGACCGCGACCCTGGTCCGCGAGGACGGGCGCGAGTCGGACGTCTTCTCGCTCATCGGGCCCAAGCGGTTCGACGCGCCCTGGAAGGAGATCGAGGCGCAGGGGTACATCGCGCCCGCCGACTGTGTCGAGGTCCGCGTCAACCTCACCGACTCCGAGCGGCTCGCGTACGCGACCGCCGAGACCGAGGAGAAGTACCGCTTCTGCGCGACGACCGCCACCAAGCGGAAGGTGACCGAGGCGCTGGTACGGAAGTTCGCGGGGCAGCAGATCCTCGTGATCGGCCAGTACATCGACCAACTCGACGAGCTGGGCGAGCACTTGAACGCGCCCGTCATCAAGGGCGAGACCAGCAACGCGCAGCGGGAGAAGCTGTTCGGCGCCTTCCGGGAGGGCGAGATCAGCGTGCTCGTCGTGTCGAAGGTCGCCAACTTCTCCATCGACCTGCCGGAGGCGACCGTCGCCATCCAGGTGTCGGGCACCTTCGGCTCGCGCCAGGAGGAGGCCCAGCGCCTTGGCCGCGTGCTGCGCCCGAAGGCCGACGGCCACCAGGCGCACTTCTACTCCGTCGTCGCCCGCGACACCATCGACCAGGACTTCGCCGCCCATCGGCAGCGGTTCCTGGCGGAGCAGGGGTACGCCTACCGGATCGTCGACGCCGACGAGCTCCTGGCCGACAACTGAACCAGCAGGACCAGCCCCAGCAGGGGGTACGGCGAGGCGAACGGCTGCTGCCACCAGGGGAGACGAAGGTCCAGATCGCCCTGGTGGGGGACCAGCCAGAGGGTGCGGGCCGCGAAGACCACGGCGGTGGCGGCGGCCGGGCGCGGACCGTGTTCGGCGTACAGCACGGCGATCAGCGGGACGCACCACACCCAGTGGTGCGACCAGCTGATGGGTGAGATCAGCAGGGCCGTGAGGGCGATGACGAGGACGCCCTGGCGGTCGGTGCGCGCGCGGCGGGCCAGCCACAGTCCCGCCGACGCGAGGGCCAGCGCGGGTACGGCCCACAGCGGACCCGGTGCCGGGTCCCCCAGCGCCCGGGCGATCAGCCCCTGGAGCGACTGGTTGTCGACGATCCACACCTTGCCGACGCGGCCGGTCTCGTAGAGCCGCCGGGTCCAGAAGTCGACACTCGCGGCGGGAAGGGCGAGCGCTCCCAGGAGTACGGTCCCGGCGAAGGCCGCCAGGGCGGTGGCCGCTTCCCGCCGCCGGCCCCTGAGCAGCAGATACGCCACGAAGACGGCGGGGGTCAGTTTCACCCCGGCCGCGATGCCGAGGGCGATGCCCTTGCCGGGGGCGCCGGGCGGCCGTGTCAGGTCCCAGAGGATCAGGCAGGCGACGGCGAGGTTGATCTGGCCGAAGAGCACGGTCTGGAAGACGGGTTCGAGCCACAGGGCGAGCGCGGTGGCGGCGCAGAGCGCGGGCAGCCGCGTCGGCAGGCCCGCGAGACGGCAGGAGAGCCGGACCACCACGGCCAGCAGGGCCACGTTCCCGGCGACGAAGGCCGCCTTGAGGACGGACAGCGGGAGCCAGGCCAGCGGGACGAAGAGGACCGCCGCGAAGGGCGGGTACGTGGCGGGCAGCTGCCACTCGGTGACGGTGAAGCCGTAGAGATCCGTGCCGTGGACGACGGCCGCACCCTCGGCCCGGTAGACGAGCGCGTCGGCCATCGGAGTGCGCCGGAGAAGACACAGCGCGGCGAACGCGGCGAGGGAAGTGGCGAGCAGGAGGAAGGGAAGAAGAGACGCGGGAAAGCGGGAGACGGAGAAACGAGGGACGGAGAACGGGAGAACTTCGTCGAGTGAGCGATCGGTCACGTTCCGCTGCAGCACGGAGTGACCCTAGTGCCGGGACGGTTCACCCCGGCGGACGGCTCACCGGTGTCGGACGCCCGCCTCCTCCTCGTACTCCCCGAGGAGCACGACGCCGAACGCCGCGCCCACGAAGACCTTGACGGCGCGCAAGGCGTCGCCGACACGGTGGTGGTGGTGGACGGCGGAGAAGGCGGTCGCGCCATGAGCGGCGGGACCGCGCCGGGAAGGGCCTGAGGTGAAGGTTGCTGCGCTCATGTATCCATGATGGAATCCGCGACCCCATATGGCGTCGGCCTATGGACCGAACCTCGGCGGCCCCTCGTACGCCTCCAGGCCTCTGCGTGTACGCCTCACGACGGACGGCGACCCTTAGGGATATGGGGGTCGCATCCCTGATGCCGCGTACGACGCCGGGAGCGATGCCTTGAACGATGCCGCGAGCGGTCCGCGAAAAAGAGTTGGCCCGGACCTCCTCCCCTGACCTAGAATCTCCGCTCTTGCCCGCCTCCCTCGACGGAGTGCCGCCGCCCGGCCGGAAACCGGACAGCATCCAACGGCTCGACCGCCGTACCCACTCACACGCAGCAGGTCTTCCGGAGGCACCACGTTGTCCACCCCACCCGCCCAGGACCCCCTCTCCCGCGAGCGCGCCCACCTCGGCTCGTCCCGCGCGGCACTGCGCGCGATGCGCGAGGACGTGGAGAACCTCGACATCAAGGACGTCACCGCGAACTGGGTGAACGCCGCGGTCCTCCAGCACCAGATCGACGAGCGGATCAAGGCTCTCGCCGACCTCAGTCACACCCCGCTGTTCTTCGGCCGCCTCGACTATCTGCACGCACCCGGCGCCGACAAGGCGGAGGGCGCGGAGGGCGAGCGTTTCTACATCGGGCGCCG is a window of Streptomyces sp. NBC_00271 DNA encoding:
- a CDS encoding cold-shock protein, with the translated sequence MPTGKVKWFNSEKGFGFLSRDDGGDVFVHSSVLPAGVDVLKPGQRVEFGVVAGQRGDQALSVTILDPTPSVAAAQRRKPDELASIVQDLTTLLENITPMLEKGRYPEKASGKKIAGLLRAVADQLDV
- a CDS encoding HAD family hydrolase — protein: MVHMPIASTTSRTPHLLTVGFDLDMTLIDSRPGIHACYQALSERTGTYIDCDLAVTRLGPPLAEELINWFPAEQVPAIADLYREMYPVHAITGTLAMPGAREAVAAVRAAGGRAVVVTAKWEPNAKLHLDHLGIDADAVVGNLWAEQKAQALREHGASVYVGDHTGDVRGARTAAAYSVAVATGPCDAAELRAAGADVVLADLTEFPAWLSDYRGDYREAVRA
- a CDS encoding helicase C-terminal domain-containing protein, yielding MSTEEHPTPDRTPDPAPQGTAPRSLAEALRARDDASLSALLRTRPDLITPVPTDLTQLATRAGTRASVVRALERLDRFALQTAEALAVASDPAARDELLALLAGDDNDPAVTAAFPRALGTLREQALVWGPDDRLRLVRTARELLAPSPQHPSPTGLGPTVAEATAGMSPGRIQEIVAEAGLPTTHDSVSAVASLTALFTDRSRMSALLDTAPAEAVDVLSRLVWGPPYGQVTADPARHLRWLIDRGLLLPTAPGTVVLPREVALHLRAGRAHRATEPVAPAVEVARTHRPQVVDSAAAGQAYTALATIEELLKDWHEGGPVVLRAGGLSVRDLKRTAVALDVAEPIAAFWVELAYAAGLLASDGEADERYAATPAYDEWLERPAAERWATLASAWLAATRTAGLIGGRDTKDRTLSALGPGLDRSAAPEVRHRVLTLLATLPEGAAATPDSVLAHLQWERPPRGDRSTAEDLRTRLARWTLSESELLGVTGRGALSAQGRALLGLPSASARETGTRAPSGPGDKLPAHKHHRPAVEAPLSETPRSPAEQAAAVAHAARLLAPLLPEPLDHVLLQADLTAVAPGPLERPLADTLGVLADIESKGGATVYRFTPGSVRRALDAGRSASDLHAFLAAHSRTPVPQPLAYLIDDVARRHGHLRIGAASAYVRCDDDALLSEILADKRSQGLRLRRLAPTVLAAQADPAALLEGLRSMGFAPAAESAEGDVLITRAHAHRTPPRSAPVPVPDGPPVPDTTLLGAAVRAIRAGDLASTTPRKDTQAPAPGNGELPRTSSAETLATMQAAVMTGEAVWIGYVNAEGAASQRVIAPIRVEGGFVTAYDHTADEVRTYPLHRVTGVAELADDQP
- a CDS encoding DNA repair helicase XPB, translated to MNGPLIVQSDKTLLLEVDHEQADACRRAIAPFAELERAPEHIHTYRVTPLGLWNARAAGHDAEQVVDALVEFSRYPVPHALLVDIAETMDRYGRLTLSKHPAHGLVLTTTDRPVLEEILRSKRIIPLVGNRLDPDTVAVHPSERGQIKQTLLKLGWPAEDLAGYVDGEAHPIELAEDGWALRPYQKQAVENFWHGGSGVVVLPCGAGKTLVGAGSMAQAKATTLILVTNTVSARQWKHELVKRTSLTEDEIGEYSGTRKEIRPVTIATYQVLTTKRKGVYPHLELFDSRDWGLIVYDEVHLLPAPVFKFTADLQARRRLGLTATLVREDGRESDVFSLIGPKRFDAPWKEIEAQGYIAPADCVEVRVNLTDSERLAYATAETEEKYRFCATTATKRKVTEALVRKFAGQQILVIGQYIDQLDELGEHLNAPVIKGETSNAQREKLFGAFREGEISVLVVSKVANFSIDLPEATVAIQVSGTFGSRQEEAQRLGRVLRPKADGHQAHFYSVVARDTIDQDFAAHRQRFLAEQGYAYRIVDADELLADN
- a CDS encoding glycosyltransferase 87 family protein; translation: MLATSLAAFAALCLLRRTPMADALVYRAEGAAVVHGTDLYGFTVTEWQLPATYPPFAAVLFVPLAWLPLSVLKAAFVAGNVALLAVVVRLSCRLAGLPTRLPALCAATALALWLEPVFQTVLFGQINLAVACLILWDLTRPPGAPGKGIALGIAAGVKLTPAVFVAYLLLRGRRREAATALAAFAGTVLLGALALPAASVDFWTRRLYETGRVGKVWIVDNQSLQGLIARALGDPAPGPLWAVPALALASAGLWLARRARTDRQGVLVIALTALLISPISWSHHWVWCVPLIAVLYAEHGPRPAAATAVVFAARTLWLVPHQGDLDLRLPWWQQPFASPYPLLGLVLLVQLSARSSSASTIR